In the genome of Prosthecobacter algae, one region contains:
- the gmd gene encoding GDP-mannose 4,6-dehydratase, with amino-acid sequence MPIALITGITGQDGSYLAEQLLAKGYTVHGMIRRASNFNTQRIEHLFNDPEIYNQRLFLHHGDLTDSSNLNRLLEKIGPNEIYNLAAQSHVKVSFEVPEYTAEVDGLGTLRFLDSIKEVGLEKRARFYQASTSELFGLVQEVPQTEKTPFYPRSPYGVAKLYGYWIVVNYRESYGIHASNGILFNHESPRRGETFVTRKITRAAGRIREGMQQDVALGNLGAQRDWGYAPEYTEMMWRMLQQEQPGDYVCATQETHTVREFCEHTFAAVDMPLTFEGEGENEVGRDEKGIVRVKVNPSYYRPAEVELLIGNPEKARRELGWEPKVTFVELVQIMAKADWDLAKKEKLLAA; translated from the coding sequence ATGCCCATCGCCCTCATCACCGGAATCACAGGCCAGGATGGTTCCTACCTCGCCGAGCAGCTTCTCGCCAAGGGCTACACGGTGCATGGCATGATCCGCCGCGCCTCAAACTTCAACACCCAGCGCATTGAGCACCTGTTCAATGATCCCGAGATCTATAACCAGCGTCTCTTTCTGCATCACGGCGACCTCACCGACTCCAGCAACCTGAACCGCCTGCTGGAAAAAATCGGGCCTAACGAAATCTACAACCTCGCCGCCCAGAGCCACGTCAAAGTCTCCTTCGAAGTCCCCGAATACACCGCCGAGGTGGACGGCCTGGGCACCCTGCGGTTTCTCGATTCCATCAAGGAAGTCGGCCTGGAAAAACGCGCCCGCTTTTACCAGGCCTCCACCAGCGAGCTCTTCGGTCTCGTTCAGGAAGTTCCCCAGACCGAAAAGACCCCCTTCTACCCCCGCTCTCCCTACGGCGTAGCCAAGCTCTACGGCTACTGGATCGTGGTTAACTACCGCGAATCCTACGGCATCCACGCCAGCAACGGCATCCTCTTCAATCACGAGTCCCCGCGCCGTGGTGAAACCTTCGTCACCCGCAAGATCACCCGCGCCGCCGGCCGCATCCGCGAAGGCATGCAGCAGGATGTCGCCCTCGGCAACTTGGGGGCTCAACGCGACTGGGGTTATGCCCCGGAATACACCGAGATGATGTGGCGCATGCTTCAGCAAGAGCAGCCCGGCGACTACGTCTGCGCCACCCAGGAGACCCACACCGTCCGCGAATTCTGCGAGCATACCTTTGCCGCCGTGGACATGCCGCTGACCTTTGAAGGTGAAGGCGAAAACGAAGTCGGCCGCGATGAAAAAGGCATCGTGCGCGTCAAGGTGAACCCCAGCTATTACCGCCCTGCGGAGGTCGAACTCCTCATCGGCAATCCTGAAAAAGCCCGCCGTGAACTGGGCTGGGAGCCCAAGGTCACCTTCGTCGAACTCGTCCAGATCATGGCCAAAGCCGACTGGGACCTCGCCAAAAAAGAAAAGCTCCTCGCCGCCTGA
- the fcl gene encoding GDP-L-fucose synthase: protein MSFLDSRIYVAGHRGMVGSALVRAIHERGGKNVLTATHAELDLRRQADVESWLGQNKPDTVILAAAKVGGIHANSTYPADFIYDNLMMAANVIHAAYSSGVKRLLFLGSSCIYPRLAPQPMPEDCLLTGPLEGTNEAYALAKIAGLKLCQHYRNQYGVTFHSAMPTNLYGPGDNYHPDNSHVIPGLLRRFHEAKVNQAEAVTVWGTGTPLREFLHVDDLAEACLHLLELDNPPDWVNVGSGQECSIGELALTVKRVVGYEGELRFDTTKPDGTPRKLLDSHLIQNLGWKPRVPLEEGLREAYAAFVSTL from the coding sequence ATGTCTTTCCTCGATTCCCGCATCTACGTCGCCGGTCATCGTGGCATGGTGGGCAGTGCCCTAGTCAGGGCCATTCATGAACGCGGAGGAAAGAATGTCCTCACCGCCACCCATGCCGAGCTGGACCTGCGCCGCCAGGCCGATGTTGAAAGTTGGTTAGGCCAGAACAAGCCCGACACCGTCATCCTGGCCGCCGCCAAAGTGGGCGGCATCCACGCCAACAGCACCTACCCGGCAGACTTCATCTATGACAACCTCATGATGGCCGCCAATGTCATCCATGCGGCCTATTCCTCTGGGGTGAAGCGTCTGCTCTTTCTCGGCAGCTCCTGCATCTATCCCCGCCTAGCCCCGCAGCCCATGCCGGAAGACTGCCTGCTCACCGGCCCACTCGAAGGCACCAACGAAGCCTACGCCCTCGCCAAGATCGCCGGGCTGAAACTCTGCCAGCACTACCGCAACCAGTATGGCGTGACGTTCCACTCCGCCATGCCTACCAACCTCTATGGCCCAGGCGACAACTATCACCCGGACAACTCCCACGTCATCCCCGGCCTGCTGCGCCGCTTTCATGAAGCCAAGGTGAATCAGGCCGAGGCTGTCACCGTCTGGGGCACCGGCACGCCTTTGCGCGAATTCCTCCACGTGGATGACCTCGCTGAAGCCTGCCTGCATCTCCTTGAACTCGACAACCCGCCCGACTGGGTCAACGTGGGCAGTGGCCAGGAATGCAGCATTGGTGAACTGGCCCTGACCGTTAAGCGTGTCGTGGGCTACGAAGGCGAACTCCGTTTCGACACCACCAAACCCGACGGCACCCCGCGCAAGTTGCTCGACTCCCATCTGATCCAGAACCTCGGCTGGAAACCCCGCGTTCCTCTCGAAGAAGGATTGCGCGAGGCCTATGCAGCCTTCGTCAGCACCCTTTAG
- a CDS encoding bifunctional aldolase/short-chain dehydrogenase, producing the protein MQSLWNDTEAATFGTDLLGQRVYTSRLLGRNPALVLHGGGNTSVKVTEKDFFGDDVELCYVKGSGWDLGTIEREGFSPVRQDALIKMSKLATMSDADMVLQQRAAMTNPNAPAASIEAILHAILPFRFVDHSHANAISALTCNAEGEARVKEVFGNRVIVVPYVMPGFILAKTVADLIAGRDLRAEGIQGMVLLKHGLFTFDDDARKSYELHIEMVTQAEEFLAKKTSAPLATGEAATDLKALAKLRQVVSQKRGVPQIARLNASAEAVGYANLPAVADFGTRGPLTPDHSIRTKGAPAFIGEDIEASVQKFAEDYKAYFDRNASGHTMLDAAPRFAIWPNQGVVSFGDTVKDAKIVADISESTLATVQLGEAVGGWEPLPEKDIFDIEYWELEQAKLRKGPARKVHQGKVALVTGCAAGIGFAIAESLAEQGAQVIGLDIDKEIPEIMKKIGGIGIVVNLTEDQPVQDAIEFVVREFGGIDIVVSNAGIFPKNEHLDVMAQNDWDRTISINLTSHQKLMNKVIPYVKLGLDASIIFVGSRNFKAPGPGASAYSCSKAALTQLCRVASLELAPYRIRVNIVHPDAVFDTKLWTPEALQRSAERYGMTVDEYKTKNLMKVEIKSKDIGNMVSAMASPLFSKVTGAQIPVDGGNDRVI; encoded by the coding sequence ATGCAAAGCCTTTGGAACGATACAGAAGCCGCCACCTTTGGAACCGACCTGCTGGGCCAGCGCGTCTACACCAGCCGCCTGCTCGGGCGCAATCCTGCCCTGGTGCTCCATGGCGGTGGCAACACCTCCGTCAAAGTCACGGAGAAAGACTTCTTCGGTGACGATGTGGAGCTTTGCTACGTCAAGGGCAGCGGCTGGGACCTCGGCACCATTGAGCGCGAAGGATTCTCCCCGGTGCGCCAGGATGCCCTCATCAAGATGTCCAAGCTCGCGACCATGAGTGACGCGGACATGGTCCTCCAGCAGCGCGCTGCGATGACCAACCCGAACGCCCCTGCGGCCAGCATCGAGGCCATCCTGCATGCCATCCTGCCTTTCCGTTTTGTGGATCACAGCCATGCCAACGCTATTTCGGCCCTGACCTGCAATGCCGAGGGCGAAGCCCGCGTGAAGGAAGTCTTCGGCAACCGTGTTATTGTGGTCCCTTATGTGATGCCAGGTTTCATCCTGGCCAAGACGGTGGCCGATCTCATCGCCGGGCGCGACCTGCGCGCCGAAGGCATCCAGGGCATGGTGCTGCTGAAGCACGGCCTCTTCACCTTTGATGACGATGCCCGAAAGAGCTACGAACTGCACATCGAAATGGTCACGCAGGCCGAAGAGTTTCTGGCTAAGAAGACTTCGGCCCCTCTGGCCACCGGTGAAGCGGCAACAGATCTCAAGGCCTTGGCCAAGCTGCGCCAGGTCGTTTCCCAGAAGCGCGGTGTTCCCCAGATCGCCCGTCTCAATGCCAGCGCTGAAGCTGTGGGCTACGCCAATTTGCCCGCCGTGGCGGACTTTGGCACACGCGGTCCTCTGACACCGGATCACAGCATCCGCACCAAGGGTGCCCCCGCTTTCATCGGCGAAGACATCGAGGCTTCCGTGCAGAAGTTTGCCGAGGACTACAAAGCCTACTTTGACCGCAACGCCAGTGGCCACACCATGCTGGATGCCGCGCCACGTTTTGCCATCTGGCCTAACCAAGGAGTGGTGAGCTTTGGCGATACCGTCAAAGACGCCAAGATTGTGGCTGATATCTCCGAGTCCACCTTGGCCACCGTGCAACTGGGTGAGGCGGTGGGTGGCTGGGAGCCTCTGCCGGAGAAGGACATCTTCGACATCGAATATTGGGAGCTGGAGCAGGCCAAGCTGCGCAAAGGCCCGGCCCGCAAGGTGCATCAGGGCAAGGTGGCTCTCGTCACGGGTTGTGCGGCAGGTATCGGCTTCGCCATCGCGGAAAGCCTCGCTGAACAAGGTGCCCAGGTCATCGGTCTGGACATCGACAAGGAGATCCCTGAGATCATGAAGAAGATCGGCGGCATCGGCATCGTAGTGAACCTCACCGAGGACCAGCCTGTGCAGGACGCCATCGAGTTCGTGGTGCGTGAGTTCGGCGGCATTGACATCGTGGTCAGCAATGCGGGGATCTTCCCGAAGAACGAGCATCTCGATGTCATGGCCCAGAACGACTGGGACCGCACCATCTCGATCAACCTCACCAGCCACCAGAAGCTGATGAACAAGGTGATCCCGTATGTGAAGCTGGGCCTGGATGCCAGCATCATCTTTGTGGGCAGCCGTAACTTCAAGGCCCCTGGCCCTGGTGCCTCGGCCTACTCCTGCAGCAAGGCAGCACTCACGCAGCTCTGCCGTGTGGCCTCCCTGGAACTGGCTCCTTACCGCATCCGGGTGAACATCGTTCATCCAGATGCCGTGTTCGACACCAAGCTCTGGACTCCAGAAGCTTTGCAGCGGAGTGCTGAGCGCTACGGCATGACGGTGGATGAGTACAAGACCAAGAACCTCATGAAGGTGGAGATCAAGAGCAAGGACATCGGTAACATGGTCTCTGCCATGGCCTCGCCTCTGTTCTCGAAGGTCACCGGTGCCCAGATCCCTGTGGATGGTGGCAATGACCGGGTGATTTAA
- a CDS encoding urease accessory protein UreD, whose amino-acid sequence MRGHLHLTASCYPAGQTYLREQSFRAPLHLSKPHEDAGALVVNIVNPTAGIFDGDAIELNVVAETGASIVLTTPSASRVYKSRSGGPAKVQQTFTVQAGAFLEFYPEPFIPQAGARYHQKTELRVASEGQLLYFDWLSPGRVASGEVFRYGELLWDLDVWTGEKLAARERYRLSPDDHSLDSLRLLHAQTHYLSCFVIGTESLPMAELEALNSPEVYLGHSPLSAGGFTVKVLCQDSLSARRTLRQLRDILYHSMSRQVPNLGRYM is encoded by the coding sequence ATGCGCGGTCATCTCCACCTCACGGCCTCCTGTTATCCGGCAGGACAAACCTACCTGCGTGAGCAATCCTTCCGGGCCCCGCTTCATCTGAGCAAGCCCCATGAAGATGCCGGAGCCTTGGTGGTGAACATTGTCAATCCCACCGCCGGAATCTTCGATGGTGATGCCATTGAGCTGAATGTTGTGGCCGAGACGGGGGCCTCCATCGTCCTCACCACCCCCAGCGCCAGCCGCGTTTATAAATCACGCAGCGGGGGGCCTGCAAAGGTGCAGCAAACTTTCACGGTCCAGGCAGGGGCATTCTTGGAATTTTACCCCGAGCCCTTCATTCCCCAGGCCGGGGCCCGTTATCACCAGAAAACCGAACTGCGCGTGGCCTCAGAGGGGCAGTTGCTCTATTTCGACTGGCTTTCTCCCGGCCGTGTCGCCAGTGGCGAGGTTTTCCGGTACGGCGAACTCCTCTGGGACCTGGACGTCTGGACCGGCGAAAAACTCGCTGCCAGGGAACGCTATCGTCTATCTCCCGACGATCACAGCCTGGACTCCCTGCGCCTCCTGCATGCCCAAACACATTATTTGAGCTGCTTTGTCATCGGGACTGAGTCACTGCCCATGGCCGAACTGGAGGCTCTGAACAGCCCTGAGGTCTATTTGGGGCACAGCCCCCTCTCCGCAGGTGGCTTCACGGTCAAAGTCCTCTGCCAGGACAGCCTCAGCGCCCGGCGGACCCTGCGGCAGCTCCGGGATATCTTATATCATTCCATGTCTAGGCAGGTTCCCAACCTAGGACGATACATGTGA
- the ureG gene encoding urease accessory protein UreG has protein sequence MSNPRPLRIGIGGPVGSGKTMCVLRLCEWLKEEYSLAVITNDIYTREDAEFLLRQNILPADRVMGVETGGCPHTAIRDDISMNMAAVIELEKRHPDLQLLLIESGGDNLSATYSPELADVFIFVIDVAEGDKIPRKGGPAIRNSDLLLINKIDLAPYVGADLDVMARDSKLMRGDKPFIFADMKSEKGKDELIGWLKRDYLFV, from the coding sequence ATGAGCAACCCACGTCCTCTCCGTATCGGCATCGGCGGCCCTGTTGGCTCCGGCAAAACCATGTGCGTCTTGCGCCTTTGCGAATGGCTGAAGGAGGAATACTCCCTGGCCGTCATCACCAACGACATCTATACCCGCGAGGATGCCGAGTTTCTCCTCCGCCAGAACATCCTGCCTGCCGACCGTGTCATGGGCGTCGAAACCGGCGGTTGTCCCCACACCGCCATCCGTGATGACATCAGCATGAACATGGCCGCCGTCATCGAGCTGGAGAAACGCCATCCCGACCTGCAACTGCTGCTCATCGAAAGCGGCGGTGACAATCTCTCCGCCACCTACTCCCCGGAGCTTGCTGATGTTTTCATTTTCGTCATTGATGTCGCCGAAGGAGACAAGATCCCCCGCAAAGGCGGCCCGGCCATCCGCAATAGCGACCTCCTCCTCATCAACAAGATTGATCTCGCCCCCTACGTTGGTGCTGACCTCGATGTCATGGCCCGCGATTCCAAGCTCATGCGCGGTGACAAACCCTTCATCTTTGCCGACATGAAATCCGAAAAGGGAAAAGACGAACTCATCGGCTGGCTCAAACGCGACTACCTCTTCGTCTGA
- a CDS encoding urease accessory protein UreF → MLPEWLPWLLQVNDSQFPSGAYAHSMGLEELVQRGAVKNPDQLETFLQQQIIPGLLAFELPFLVKAHKVAACGDHANLRLLDEELDAWKLAVELRQASRQLGSRRLSLVQKLDPDPSLAAYGQSGAPCHHLIACALELRHLPVAAALCAFSLQSISGYAISSMKLMRLGQERCQLIIRAAMVSLAPHLEGLIAAPAERIGWFNPLLEIASMRHARANERLFIS, encoded by the coding sequence ATGCTTCCTGAATGGCTGCCCTGGCTTTTGCAGGTGAACGACTCCCAGTTCCCTTCGGGAGCTTATGCACATTCCATGGGGCTGGAAGAACTGGTGCAGCGGGGCGCGGTGAAAAATCCCGACCAGTTGGAAACTTTCCTTCAGCAGCAGATCATCCCCGGTCTGCTGGCCTTTGAGCTTCCCTTTTTGGTGAAAGCCCACAAGGTTGCGGCATGCGGTGATCACGCAAATCTCCGCCTTCTGGATGAGGAATTGGATGCTTGGAAACTCGCAGTGGAATTGCGCCAAGCCAGCCGCCAGCTCGGTTCACGCCGTCTGTCGCTGGTGCAGAAGCTCGATCCCGATCCATCTCTCGCAGCTTATGGGCAAAGCGGGGCTCCCTGCCATCATCTCATCGCCTGTGCCTTGGAACTTCGCCACCTGCCTGTCGCTGCCGCTCTTTGCGCTTTCTCCCTTCAAAGCATCAGCGGTTATGCCATCAGTTCCATGAAGCTGATGCGTCTGGGGCAGGAGCGCTGTCAGCTCATCATCCGTGCTGCCATGGTCTCCTTGGCTCCTCATCTGGAAGGCCTCATCGCCGCCCCTGCCGAGCGCATCGGCTGGTTCAATCCGCTTCTCGAAATCGCCTCCATGCGCCATGCGCGCGCCAACGAACGACTTTTCATCTCATGA
- the ureC gene encoding urease subunit alpha translates to MKITRKQHSSMFGPTVGDQVRLADTELFIEVERDLIAEKGGYGNEVKFGGGKVIRDGMAQSCLALDADCLDLVITNATILDAVQGVIKADIGIKYGRIVGIGHAGNPMLQDGIDMVIGAGTEVIAGEGCIITAGGIDTHIHFICPQQIDHALASGVTTMIGGGTGPAHGTYATTCTPGIWNMHRMLEAADEYPMNLGFLGKGNCSTPGPLREQVLAGAIGLKLHEDWGTTPAAIDTCLGVADELDVQVAIHTDTLNEAGFVESTLAAFKGRTIHTYHSEGAGGGHAPDIIRVCGEANVLPSSTNPTRPFTVNTIDEHLDMLMVCHHLDSKIPEDVAFAESRIRPETIAAEDLLHDLGAISMMSSDSQAMGRLGEVITRTWQTAHKMKVQFGKLDGPEHQAADNYRALRYVAKYTINPAITHGISHEVGSIEVGKLADLVVWKPAFFGVKPEVILKGGLIAMANMGDPNASIPTPQPMMYRHQFAAHGRAKFSTSLTFVSQAALQSGVVKALGVCKTLSAVKTCRTVSKHDMLWNNYLPKIEVDPDTYTVKADGRELRCEPASVLPMAQRYFLF, encoded by the coding sequence ATGAAGATCACGCGCAAACAGCACAGCAGCATGTTCGGGCCCACCGTGGGGGATCAGGTGCGCTTGGCAGACACTGAACTTTTTATCGAGGTCGAGCGCGACCTCATCGCGGAGAAGGGTGGCTACGGCAATGAAGTGAAATTCGGCGGCGGCAAAGTCATTCGCGATGGCATGGCCCAGTCCTGCCTCGCCCTGGATGCCGACTGCCTGGATCTCGTCATCACCAACGCCACCATCCTTGACGCCGTGCAGGGCGTCATCAAGGCGGACATCGGCATCAAATACGGCCGCATCGTCGGCATCGGCCATGCGGGCAATCCCATGCTTCAGGATGGCATCGACATGGTCATCGGCGCAGGCACGGAAGTCATCGCGGGTGAGGGCTGCATCATCACCGCCGGGGGCATTGACACCCACATCCATTTCATCTGCCCTCAGCAGATTGATCACGCCCTCGCTAGCGGCGTTACCACCATGATCGGCGGCGGCACTGGTCCCGCCCACGGCACCTACGCCACCACTTGCACCCCCGGCATCTGGAACATGCACCGCATGCTGGAGGCGGCGGATGAATACCCCATGAACCTCGGTTTTCTTGGCAAGGGCAACTGCTCCACTCCCGGCCCACTGCGCGAGCAGGTCCTCGCCGGAGCCATCGGCCTGAAGCTGCATGAAGACTGGGGCACCACCCCCGCCGCCATTGATACCTGTCTCGGTGTGGCGGATGAGCTTGATGTCCAGGTGGCCATCCATACCGATACCCTGAACGAGGCCGGTTTTGTCGAAAGCACCCTCGCCGCTTTTAAGGGCCGCACCATTCACACCTATCACTCGGAAGGCGCAGGGGGCGGCCATGCACCCGACATCATCCGTGTCTGTGGCGAGGCCAATGTACTGCCCTCCTCCACCAACCCCACCCGCCCCTTCACGGTCAACACGATTGATGAGCATCTCGATATGCTCATGGTCTGCCATCACCTCGACTCGAAGATCCCCGAAGACGTTGCCTTTGCCGAATCTCGCATTCGCCCGGAGACCATTGCCGCCGAAGACCTGCTCCATGATCTCGGGGCCATTTCCATGATGTCCAGCGACAGCCAGGCCATGGGCCGCCTTGGCGAGGTCATCACCCGTACCTGGCAGACGGCGCACAAGATGAAGGTGCAGTTCGGCAAACTGGATGGCCCGGAACACCAGGCCGCCGATAACTACCGCGCCCTTCGTTACGTGGCCAAGTACACGATCAATCCCGCCATCACCCACGGCATCTCCCATGAAGTCGGCAGCATCGAGGTGGGCAAACTGGCCGATCTCGTCGTCTGGAAGCCTGCCTTTTTTGGCGTCAAACCCGAGGTCATCCTCAAAGGCGGCCTCATTGCCATGGCGAACATGGGCGATCCCAATGCCAGCATTCCCACACCGCAGCCCATGATGTATCGCCATCAGTTTGCGGCTCATGGCCGCGCCAAGTTCAGCACCAGCCTCACCTTCGTCAGCCAGGCCGCCCTGCAAAGTGGTGTCGTCAAGGCCCTCGGGGTTTGCAAGACTCTCAGCGCGGTCAAAACCTGCCGCACCGTCAGCAAGCATGACATGCTCTGGAACAACTACCTGCCGAAGATCGAAGTGGACCCGGACACCTACACCGTGAAAGCTGATGGCCGCGAACTGCGCTGCGAACCAGCCAGTGTCCTCCCCATGGCCCAACGTTACTTTTTGTTCTGA
- a CDS encoding urease subunit beta: MIPGEIIHPQGAGDLDANVGLATRKLVVANTGDRPVQVGSHFHFYEVNTSLDFDRAASLGFRLNIPAGTAVRFEPGDTREVEVVAFAGKREVYGLNNLVNGPLPA, from the coding sequence ATGATCCCCGGAGAAATCATCCATCCTCAAGGCGCAGGCGATCTCGATGCCAATGTCGGTTTGGCCACTCGGAAGCTAGTCGTCGCCAACACCGGCGACCGCCCCGTTCAGGTCGGCAGCCACTTTCATTTCTATGAGGTAAATACCTCTCTCGATTTTGACCGTGCCGCCTCCCTTGGCTTTCGCCTCAACATTCCCGCAGGCACCGCCGTTCGTTTTGAACCCGGCGACACCCGCGAAGTCGAGGTCGTCGCCTTCGCTGGAAAACGCGAGGTCTATGGCCTCAACAACCTCGTCAATGGACCTCTGCCCGCATGA
- a CDS encoding urease subunit gamma: MHLSPREQEKLLIVVAADVARRRRDRGVKLNYPETIALISAEIMEGARDGRSVSDLMSYGTTIVKRDEVMEGIPEMIHEVQVEATFPDGTKLVTVHNPVR, from the coding sequence ATGCATCTGTCCCCTCGTGAACAGGAAAAGCTGTTGATCGTTGTCGCTGCGGATGTGGCACGCCGCCGCCGCGACCGTGGCGTGAAGCTCAACTATCCTGAAACCATCGCCCTCATCTCTGCTGAGATCATGGAAGGCGCGCGCGATGGCCGCAGCGTGTCAGACCTCATGAGCTACGGCACCACCATCGTGAAGCGTGACGAAGTCATGGAAGGCATCCCCGAAATGATCCACGAAGTCCAAGTGGAAGCCACTTTTCCCGATGGCACCAAGCTGGTCACCGTCCACAACCCCGTGCGCTGA
- a CDS encoding HupE/UreJ family protein: MPRLSLSHPSSLLRRLPALAVLSFLLLASAPLHAHHLPPGMEDVDEFDVGAAFLAGARHPLLGMEHWFFAITAGALLAAASRKRAGGAASVLLAGLAVGALAGLQGVVFPGASAAAWLAFAGPLLWLAAGHRYHHVCLLAWLGLAALLQGNGHGLAWPLEAVGLPYMAGVLLTTATLAFAGWSVALLAHSFRRPSTVASH, from the coding sequence ATGCCTCGCCTGTCTCTGTCCCACCCCAGTTCCTTGCTGCGCCGCCTCCCTGCGCTCGCAGTTCTCTCCTTCCTGCTGCTGGCTTCGGCCCCGCTTCATGCCCACCACCTGCCTCCCGGCATGGAGGATGTGGATGAGTTTGACGTCGGTGCCGCTTTCCTGGCCGGGGCCAGGCATCCACTCCTCGGCATGGAACATTGGTTTTTTGCCATCACCGCCGGGGCCTTACTCGCCGCAGCCTCCCGAAAGCGCGCGGGAGGCGCTGCTTCCGTCCTGCTGGCAGGGCTGGCCGTCGGCGCTTTGGCTGGTCTGCAAGGTGTAGTTTTTCCAGGTGCTTCTGCGGCTGCTTGGCTGGCCTTTGCCGGGCCTCTCTTATGGCTCGCTGCGGGCCATCGTTACCACCATGTCTGCTTGCTCGCCTGGCTGGGCTTGGCTGCACTCTTGCAGGGCAATGGCCACGGCTTGGCCTGGCCCCTGGAGGCCGTGGGTCTGCCCTACATGGCCGGGGTGTTGCTCACCACTGCCACACTCGCCTTCGCAGGCTGGTCTGTGGCTCTCCTGGCCCACTCGTTCCGTCGCCCTTCCACCGTTGCCTCTCACTGA
- the urtE gene encoding urea ABC transporter ATP-binding subunit UrtE has protein sequence MLNLTSIHASIGGSRILRGVDLTVPAGQLCCLMGRNGVGKTSTLRTIVGLFKPSSGTVVLDGTDITRLAPEDRARLGLAYVPQGRDIFPFLTVEENLMLGATARGLKNKEKLDRIFTLFPIIKEFLPRKGGMLSGGQQQQLAIARALLTEPKVLILDEPTEGIQPNVIDQIGDALKILRSEDGMSILLVEQYLDFCRELADVFYIMDRGTVVAQGANKDLTDEVVKEHLTV, from the coding sequence ATGCTTAATCTGACTTCCATTCATGCTTCCATTGGCGGTAGCCGCATTCTTCGCGGCGTGGACCTCACGGTCCCTGCGGGCCAGCTCTGCTGCCTCATGGGCCGCAACGGCGTCGGCAAGACCAGCACCCTCCGCACCATCGTCGGCCTGTTCAAGCCCAGCTCAGGGACGGTCGTCCTCGATGGCACCGACATCACCCGCCTCGCTCCCGAGGATCGTGCCCGTCTGGGCCTAGCTTATGTGCCCCAGGGCCGTGACATCTTCCCCTTCCTAACCGTGGAGGAAAATCTCATGCTCGGTGCCACGGCGCGCGGCTTGAAAAACAAGGAGAAGCTCGACCGCATCTTCACCCTCTTCCCCATCATCAAAGAGTTCCTGCCTCGCAAAGGCGGCATGCTCAGCGGCGGTCAGCAGCAGCAGCTCGCCATCGCCCGCGCCCTGCTCACCGAGCCTAAGGTGCTCATCCTCGATGAACCCACCGAAGGCATTCAGCCCAATGTCATTGACCAGATCGGCGATGCGCTCAAGATCCTCCGTTCGGAGGACGGCATGAGCATCCTGCTGGTGGAACAATACCTCGATTTCTGCCGTGAACTCGCAGATGTCTTTTACATCATGGATCGTGGCACGGTCGTTGCTCAGGGAGCTAACAAGGATCTCACGGATGAAGTGGTGAAAGAACATCTCACTGTCTAA
- the urtD gene encoding urea ABC transporter ATP-binding protein UrtD — protein MDNPLILNAEGVNKSFAGFKAITDLNFYLTEGELRTVIGPNGAGKTTFLDLITGRTKPDTGTITFGALTELVPLSEHEIVRLGVGRKFQTPTVYTEHTVFENLLLSLEGVRGVWKTLFSKTTSTDVDRIDEILKTINLGSRRTDLAGSLSHGQKQWLEIGMLLAQNSKLLLIDEPAAGMSDDETALTGELLLKLAGKHSIIVIEHDMVFVKQIATGRKVTVLHQGSVLCEGSVDAVQNDPRVIEVYLGRKKAA, from the coding sequence ATGGACAATCCTCTCATCCTGAATGCCGAAGGCGTGAACAAATCCTTCGCTGGTTTCAAAGCCATCACCGATCTCAATTTCTACCTCACTGAGGGGGAGTTGCGCACGGTCATCGGCCCGAATGGCGCGGGCAAGACCACCTTCCTCGACCTCATCACGGGTCGCACCAAGCCCGACACGGGTACCATCACCTTTGGGGCCTTGACCGAGCTCGTGCCTTTGAGTGAGCACGAGATCGTCCGCCTCGGTGTGGGACGCAAGTTCCAGACCCCCACCGTTTACACCGAGCACACCGTTTTCGAAAACCTCCTTCTCTCCCTGGAAGGGGTGCGCGGTGTCTGGAAGACTCTCTTCAGCAAGACCACCAGCACCGATGTGGACCGCATCGATGAGATCCTCAAAACGATCAATCTCGGCAGCCGCCGCACCGATCTCGCTGGCTCCCTCTCCCACGGTCAGAAACAGTGGCTGGAGATCGGCATGCTCCTCGCACAGAACTCAAAGCTCCTCCTCATCGACGAGCCTGCCGCCGGCATGAGCGATGACGAAACCGCCCTTACCGGAGAGCTTCTTCTCAAGCTCGCAGGCAAGCACAGCATCATCGTCATCGAGCATGACATGGTCTTTGTGAAACAGATTGCCACCGGCCGCAAGGTCACCGTCCTCCATCAGGGCAGCGTCCTCTGTGAAGGCAGCGTGGATGCCGTGCAGAACGACCCCCGCGTGATCGAAGTGTACCTCGGACGCAAAAAAGCCGCCTAA